The Vicia villosa cultivar HV-30 ecotype Madison, WI unplaced genomic scaffold, Vvil1.0 ctg.000854F_1_1, whole genome shotgun sequence genome has a segment encoding these proteins:
- the LOC131631653 gene encoding uncharacterized protein LOC131631653: protein MDPIKYIFEKPALTQRISRWQMLLSEYDNEYRAQKAVKGSVLAEYLAHQPIEDYQSVRMDLPNEDVMYLRARDSDVPLLEEGPEPGSRWGLVSYGASNVHGHRVGAVIITPQAEFNHIPRDENHMVDASATLSSMYKVNFHNDEPRITIRRIDRHAHVFAVGEWVEAASYANVTRQVVVKFIKNNIICRYGGPSKIITDNGSNLNNRMMRELCESFKIEHHNNSPYRPEMNGAVEAANKNIKKIVQKMVFTYKDWH from the exons atggatccaatcaagtatatATTTGAAAAGCCTGCGTTAACTCAAAGGATTTCtcgatggcaaatgttgttatccgaatatgacaatGAATATCGCGCTCAAAAAGCCGtgaaaggtagtgtgttggcagagtaccttgcTCACCAACCGATTGAGGATTATCAGTCTGTCAGAATGGATTTGCCAAATGAGGATGTGATGTATTTGAGAGCTCGAGATTCTGATGTGCCATTGCTAGAAGAAGGACCGGAACCTGGATCCCGATGGGGTTTAGTTTcttatggagcttctaatgttcatggtcATAGAGTTGGTGCAGTTATTATCACTCCACAAG ctgaATTCaatcacatccctcgagatgagaatcatatGGTTGATGCTTCGGctacattgtcttccatgtataaagtgaatttccataatgatgAACCTCGAATTACAATCAGGCGTATTGATAGACATGCTCATGTGTTTGCAGTTGGGGAG tgggtagaagctgcttcctACGCTAATGTGACTAGGCAAGTTGTGGTcaaatttatcaagaacaacatcatttgcagatATGGTGGGCCAAGCAAAATCATTACCGATAATGGTTCAAATCTGAATAATcgtatgatgagagaactgtgtgaaagcttcaagattgaacaccacaacaaTTCGCCTTACAGGCCAGAGATGAATGGAgcagttgaagcagcaaataaaaatattaagaagattgttcaGAAAATGGTTTTTACGTACAAAGATTGGCATTAG